In Mangifera indica cultivar Alphonso chromosome 1, CATAS_Mindica_2.1, whole genome shotgun sequence, a single genomic region encodes these proteins:
- the LOC123228424 gene encoding probable pectin methylesterase CGR2, translating to MSRRQVSSTRRFVDSGSFPFSGALHSKSRSSPVLSVALILLGAFLLVVYAFSGSGVFGRSRETVSRFEGDFSCTSEVQRAIPILKKAYGDSMHKVLHVGPDTCSVVSALLKEEETEAWGVEPYDIEDADARCKSLVHKGIVRVADVKFPLPYRAKSFSLVIVSDSLDYLSPKYMNKTLPDLARVAADGVVIFTGYPGKQRAKVAELSKFGRPAKMRSSSWWVRYFVQTNLEENETSVKKFEQAAVKKSYQPSCQVFHLKPLT from the exons ATGTCAAGGAGACAAGTGAGTTCTACGCGCCGATTCGTTGACAGTGGGAGCTTCCCCTTCTCCGGTGCTTTACATTCGAAATCGCGTTCTTCTCCCGTCTTATCCGTTGCTCTTATTCTCCTG GGCGCCTTTCTTCTTGTCGTTTATGCTTTCAGTGGCTCCG GTGTTTTTGGGCGATCCAGGGAAACTGTTAGTAGGTTCGAAG GTGACTTTTCTTGCACATCAGAAGTTCAGAGAGCTATACCTATTCTAAAGAAGGCATATGGTGATAGTATGCACAAAGTTTTGCATGTGGGCCCTGATACTTGTTCGGTAGTGTCTGCATTgttgaaagaagaggaaactgAGGCATGGGGTGTGGAACCTTATGACATAGAAGATGCAGATGCAAGATGCAAAAGCCTTGTGCACAAAGGCATTGTGCGTGTGGCTGATGTCAAGTTCCCTCTGCCATACCGAGCAAAATCCTTTTCTCTTGTTATTGTGTCAGATTCTTTAGATTACTTATCTCCAAAATACATGAACAAGACACTTCCAGATTTGGCAAGGGTGGCCGCTGATGGCGTTGTTATATTCACAG GGTACCCTGGCAAACAGAGAGCTAAAGTTGCAGAGTTATCCAAATTCGGACGCCCA GCCAAAATGCGGAGCTCGTCTTGGTGGGTTCGCTATTTTGTCCAGACAAatttggaagaaaatgaaactagTGTAAAGAAGTTTGAGCAGGCTGCAGTCAAGAAGTCATACCAGCCAAGCTGTCAAGTATTTCACCTCAAACCTTTAACATAA
- the LOC123193821 gene encoding 1-aminocyclopropane-1-carboxylate synthase 3, producing the protein MKLLSRKATCNSHGQGSSYFLGWQEYEKNPYDEVKNPKGIIQMGLAENQLSFVLLESWLAENPDAAGFKRDGQSIFRELALFQDYHGLPAFKQALVEFMSEVRGNKVTFDPSNLVLAAGATSANETLMFCLAEPGEAFLLPTPYYPGFDRDLKWRTEVEIVPIQCTSSNSFQITETALEDAYQLAQKRNLKVKGVLVTNPSNPLGTTMTRAELKLLLNFISVKNIHLISDEIYSGTVFSSPGFISIMEILKESNCENTEVWNRVHIVYSLSKDLGLPGFRVGAIYSNDDMVVAAATKMSSFGLVSSQTQYLLSAMLSDKQFTKNYISENQKRLKQRHKKLVSGLEKSGISCLKSNAGLFCWVDMRHLLSSKTFEAEMELWKKIVYDVKLNISPGSSCHCSEPGWFRVCFANMSEETLKLSMQRLKAFVDSAATTNQSNKISRRKSLIKWVFRLSFDDRETIHGDR; encoded by the exons ATGAAGCTGTTGTCGAGAAAAGCTACGTGCAATTCTCATGGCCAAGGTTCATCATATTTCCTAGGATGGCAGGAATATGAGAAGAATCCATATGACGAGGTTAAGAACCCTAAGGGGATTATCCAGATGGGTCTTGCAGAGAATCAG CTCTCCTTTGTTCTTCTTGAGTCATGGCTCGCTGAAAACCCAGATGCAGCCGGGTTCAAGAGAGATGGACAATCCATATTCAGAGAGCTTGCTCTATTTCAAGATTATCATGGACTTCCGGCATTCAAACAG GCATTGGTAGAATTTATGTCAGAAGTTAGAGGAAATAAAGTAACTTTTGATCCAAGCAATCTTGTGCTCGCCGCTGGGGCAACATCTGCAAATGAAACTCTCATGTTTTGTCTTGCTGAACCCGGCGAGGCCTTTCTTCTTCCCACTCCATACTACCCTGG ATTTGATAGAGATCTTAAGTGGCGAACTGAGGTTGAAATTGTACCAATACAGTGCACAAGCTCAAATAGCTTCCAAATTACTGAAACGGCTCTTGAAGATGCTTATCAGCTAGCACAAAAACGCAACCTAAAAGTTAAAGGAGTCTTAGTCACCAACCCCTCTAATCCACTGGGCACAACAATGACCCGCGCAGAATTGAAACTTCTCCTCAACTTCATTTCTGTAAAGAATATTCACTTGATAAGCGATGAAATTTATTCTGGCACAGTTTTTAGCTCACCTGGCTTCATTAGCATCAtggaaattttaaaagaaagtaATTGTGAGAATACTGAAGTTTGGAACAGAGTACATATTGTGTACAGTCTCTCAAAGGATCTGGGCCTCCCTGGTTTTCGAGTTGGTGCAATTTACTCCAACGATGACATGGTTGTGGCTGCAGCCACAAAGATGTCCAGTTTCGGCCTAGTTTCTTCTCAAACTCAGTATCTTCTGTCAGCCATGCTTTCCGATAAGCAATTCACAAAAAACTACATTTCGGAGAACCAAAAGAGGCTTAAACAAAGGCACAAGAAGCTCGTCTCAGGCCTTGAAAAATCCGGCATCAGCTGCCTTAAGAGCAATGCTGGTTTATTTTGTTGGGTTGACATGAGACATCTTTTGAGCTCTAAAACATTTGAAGCAGAGATGGAACTTTGGAAAAAAATCGTTTATGATGTCAAATTAAACATCTCGCCCGGGTCTTCATGCCATTGCAGCGAGCCAGGGTGGTTCCGAGTTTGTTTCGCTAACATGTCAGAAGAAACTCTAAAGCTCTCCATGCAACGTTTGAAGGCCTTTGTGGACTCAGCTGCGACAACCAATCAGTCTAACAAAATTTCAAGAAGAAAGTCCCTCATCAAGTGGGTTTTCCGGCTATCCTTCGACGACCGTGAAACCATTCACGGTGACCGATAG